In Pseudonocardia sp. DSM 110487, the sequence CGGCAGGTGTCGACCTCAAGCGCTGCGCTGCGGGCGGCGACCCGTACGTCGAGAAGTTCCTCCCGGCGCTGGCCGACGCGTTCCGGGCGGCGTTCGAGCTGCCGAAGCCGCTCGTCGCGGCGGTGAACGGACACGCGATCGCCGGTGGCTGCGTCCTGGCGGCTTGCGCCGACGTCGTGCTGATGGCCGATGGTGACGGCCGGATCGGGGTGCCCGAGATCAAGGTGGGGGTGCCGTTCCCGCGCATCGCGCTGGAGGTGCTCGGCACCGCGGTGGGTGAGCGGGGTGCGCGCGAGCTCGTGATGGGCGCGCAGACCTACCTCCCCGACCAGGCCGCGCGGCTCGGGCTGGTCCACGAGGTCGTCCCCGCGGCCGAGCTGGGCTCCCGGGCGCTCGCCGCGGGCGCCGCGCTGGCGCGGGACGTGCCACCGGACACGTTCGCCACTACGAAGGGGCAACTTCGCCGCGGCGCGCTGGAGCGGACCGACCGCTACGCCGACGAGGACGAGCCGGTGTCGACGCTGTGGAAGCGACACATCAGCGACGGCTGGG encodes:
- a CDS encoding enoyl-CoA hydratase/isomerase family protein — protein: MLVRDDIDVEGVPVAVLRMAHGPVNAMDLELCQALAERFRALAADPARVVVVTGSDRAFSAGVDLKRCAAGGDPYVEKFLPALADAFRAAFELPKPLVAAVNGHAIAGGCVLAACADVVLMADGDGRIGVPEIKVGVPFPRIALEVLGTAVGERGARELVMGAQTYLPDQAARLGLVHEVVPAAELGSRALAAGAALARDVPPDTFATTKGQLRRGALERTDRYADEDEPVSTLWKRHISDGWVARYLASVTRR